One Ovis aries strain OAR_USU_Benz2616 breed Rambouillet chromosome 24, ARS-UI_Ramb_v3.0, whole genome shotgun sequence genomic window, GGGACGTTGAAACAGAGTTGATGACCGAGGAGGGGCCCATGGTGACGACGTTGatgtggtgggagggagggggtgccGGCGCTGGCACTATCACcgtggggtggtgggtgggggccgGAGTGGGCAGGAGCTGCGAGACAGGGGCCCTCAGTGTCTCTGCAAAGGTTCTAGGAGCAGCCCCTTCCCTTCTGTCCATCACAGAGGGTGTGGGACAGTCCTCCAAACCATCTCCCTCTGCCCACCACCTGGGGAACCTCCACCAAACACCCCAGCAGCCCATCAACCTCCTTCACTCACAGTTTGGGGCCACCAAAATCAtgacccctcccacccctcttaTTTTAAGAAACGAAGGCAAGGTGGTCTGGAGAGGGACTTCTGACCATCTGAGACTGCACGGGCCTTCCCTCTGCACAGCCATGCCAGCATTTCACATTTAATAAATACAGTGGTGGTTAGGAGTTCAGACTGAATCTAGATGgccagggttcaaatccctgcCCCACTTCACTGAACAATCTTGGGCGTGTTAGTGAACCTTTCTGTGCCTCCAattcctcatcagtaaaacagaagtaataacAGCTCAGGCCTCAAAGTGCTGCTATAAGGAGTCAACATAATCATCTATGCAAGACACTGGGAGCCAGGAACGTCTACACTACTGTGACTGAGGCCCTGGGTCCGCCCTGCTGGATACCCAGTGGCACTGATGCTGGGTCTGAGAGCCCCGGCCCAGGGGCAGGCGGCCCCTGCAGGCCCCTCCCGCTCACCTGGGTCCGCAGGTGCTGCTGTTCCCGCTCCAGCTTCTCCTGGTGCAGCAGCCGgacctgctcctgctgctgctgcagctgcaccTGCTGTGCGATCACCTTGAGCTTTTCCGGGTACATGTGGGCCTCCAGGGAGCGGACCTGGGGGTGGAGCAGCGGGGCTCAGGGGCGGGGCCCTCCACATCTTCAGGGTTGAGACCAAAGTCCTGCACCGTAGCCCGCCGGGCCCACACTGACTCCTCTCCCTCCCGcaggctgtgctccctccctgcctACCTCCAGCCCCAGGCCTTTGCCCATGTGGTTTCCTCTCCCTGGAGCACCCTTCtcccctctctgctcctcccaCCCTCACAAGGAAGCTATGGGGTGGAACCAGCCCAGATCCCCCCTCGCTGATGCCCACCGATCCGATGTGGCCTTTACCACGGATGCGTGTTTACAGTGAGTGCCTCTGACTCATCTCCCCAGGCCCGGACAGTGACCACCCCCCTGCCCAGGGCAGAAACTTGTCTGGTTTGCTCCCCACTGATCACCCCACCAGACACCTGACACCCAGCCCCGGCACAAATCAGGAGCTCCGAGCCGACAGCATCGCCTCCCCTGCCTCACCTGCTCCTCCAGCATCATGCGCACTGAGCGCTCCTTGTCCAGTTGCTGCCGCAGCTCGATCATCTCCCGCCGCAGATCCTCCGCCTTCTCGTCCTCCCAGATGTCCGGCGAGCCAATGCCCTCGTCTTTGTCCTCCGCCCGCCTCCGCTTGGGGGATGAGCCGCTCAGCTCCTGGGGAACCCCCAGGGGCTGATGAGTGTGTGGTGACACTGcatacaccaccaccaccaccaccagggcaGTGCGGAGCTCCATCGCAGCCCCCCAAAGCTGTCAAACCCAGATGCACGTGCACGAGGGAGCCCCCCTGTGCAAATCCACCAAGCCAAGGCTGGAAAGGGAGGCAGAAGGGACCTGCTTTCCCAAAGTCACCCAGTTGCTTCCAGAGCCCATCCCACTGCACTGCACTTGCCCATGGCTAAGTCAGGACCCCAGGCAGGAAGGAAAATGCCAGAAGTAGGCAGGTCAGTGGGGAAGAAGGGACCTGCAGCCACATCACAGTCTCAAGCCAGTGGTTGGGCCCAGACGTGCCCACGCCAGGGAGAGGGcacaggaggagggcagagcGCTACCTGGATGAAGCGCTTGAGCTGTGTGTTCTGCTGCAGGAGCCGGGTCTTCTCCTGCTCCAGGGAGAAGATATACTCTGCTGTCTGCTGGAGAATGGCtgcctgagggcaggagggacgAGTCAGGGACCCCAACTGTTGATGTCTCACGAGTCTCCCCCTCcagcccacctcctcctccaggaagtccttctGGCACACTCGCCCACCTTGCTGAGCTTCTCTCCATCTGTGTGGGGGATGAGGGTCTTGAGGGACTGGAAGCCCGCGTTGATGCTCTGCATGCGCCTCCGCTCGTTGCTGTTGGCAATCTCCCGCCGAATCCGCCGCTCCTGGTCCCGCTGAGTCTCAGGGGTCAGTGGAATGTTGGCCAGGCTACGGGAGAACAGGGATGGGCTCAGGCTGGGTGCCCTTCATGCCTGGTTCCCAGTGGGCCCCTGTCTTCATCTCCAGAGGGTCCAAGTGTAACAGGCAAGCTGCCCCTACAGAATATATCGGCTCTGTCTGATGCCTACaccctgcagcacaccagggggCTGACGGAGTAGCATGTTCCAAAATGCCTGGCTGTCAACGTCAGTGTGTGGACCCCAAGTCTTGACCCCATTGTCTGGCCAACAGGCCTGAGTGGGACCCGGAAACCCACGTGGCTAAGAATCCCTGTGATTGGATGCGAGTGGCCTCAGGTGATAATCAGACACCTGCTCTTGGGACACCTCTGAGCTCCTCACTGTGCCCCCAGGGCCCCCTCTTTCAGGGTCGCAGGCTTGAGGATGGAGGAAGatgtccctcctcccttcccatctcCACAGCCACATACACTCCTACATacgcccccagcccagcccaa contains:
- the TFAP4 gene encoding transcription factor AP-4 isoform X3; translation: MDPGLGRNSLANIPLTPETQRDQERRIRREIANSNERRRMQSINAGFQSLKTLIPHTDGEKLSKAAILQQTAEYIFSLEQEKTRLLQQNTQLKRFIQELSGSSPKRRRAEDKDEGIGSPDIWEDEKAEDLRREMIELRQQLDKERSVRMMLEEQVRSLEAHMYPEKLKVIAQQVQLQQQQEQVRLLHQEKLEREQQHLRTQLLPTPAPTHHPTVIVPAPAPPPSHHINVVTMGPSSVINSVSTSRQNLDTIVQAIQHIEGTQGQEEEQRRAVIVKPVRGCPEAHASDTASDSEASDSDAMDQGREEPAGNGGLP
- the TFAP4 gene encoding transcription factor AP-4 isoform X2 is translated as MEYFMVPTQKVPSLQHFRKTEKEVIGGLCSLANIPLTPETQRDQERRIRREIANSNERRRMQSINAGFQSLKTLIPHTDGEKLSKAAILQQTAEYIFSLEQEKTRLLQQNTQLKRFIQELSGSSPKRRRAEDKDEGIGSPDIWEDEKAEDLRREMIELRQQLDKERSVRMMLEEQVRSLEAHMYPEKLKVIAQQVQLQQQQEQVRLLHQEKLEREQQHLRTQLLPTPAPTHHPTVIVPAPAPPPSHHINVVTMGPSSVINSVSTSRQNLDTIVQAIQHIEGTQGQEEEQRRAVIVKPVRGCPEAHASDTASDSEASDSDAMDQGREEPAGNGGLP
- the TFAP4 gene encoding transcription factor AP-4 isoform X1 is translated as MQFLTPRKEAGGVLSFHQLFPALKQTSDQLQTHTHTHTDTHTHTHTHIHTPGEAGRRDLPPAPPARLPPLAAAAASIWDRPILHLRPALPFDSDFHLAFSGGPRDLARAEEGGRSLWSISWCPLRSLANIPLTPETQRDQERRIRREIANSNERRRMQSINAGFQSLKTLIPHTDGEKLSKAAILQQTAEYIFSLEQEKTRLLQQNTQLKRFIQELSGSSPKRRRAEDKDEGIGSPDIWEDEKAEDLRREMIELRQQLDKERSVRMMLEEQVRSLEAHMYPEKLKVIAQQVQLQQQQEQVRLLHQEKLEREQQHLRTQLLPTPAPTHHPTVIVPAPAPPPSHHINVVTMGPSSVINSVSTSRQNLDTIVQAIQHIEGTQGQEEEQRRAVIVKPVRGCPEAHASDTASDSEASDSDAMDQGREEPAGNGGLP